A single region of the Neodiprion pinetum isolate iyNeoPine1 chromosome 5, iyNeoPine1.2, whole genome shotgun sequence genome encodes:
- the LOC124218520 gene encoding cytochrome P450 4C1-like isoform X1, translating to MDPLTVATLAVACFVLYRIINFTVKLFKVALLFEYPLNAEEMPSLPFIGHAYLFIGGNEAILNRMYQLGKNYPTWCRVSFGNNPVYFMTSPEHLKEILLSQKTIKRSFFYDFARPLLGDGLMTAPESMWEVHRKLIQPSFNPVVLKSFLKTFATLSVTLAKKMEQHLDGPEFEIYRYVSLCTFDAICVTAMGVNLNAMETAKCEFDEAVSKVMTGFTKRATSPWLYPDFIFYRTQVGKDQRKYIKFIHDFTDNVIRQRKPIIVRRSDQRVSADNEQDSFDTSAARPQILIENLLRLSTEKKTLTDEQIRCHIDTTIVGGTDTAAITMNYFLLMLASHQDIQEKIYQELCDIFEENVLEDDNEELHITMDALVKMTYTERVIKETMRLFPGAPIIGRETTDDLKLGQLTVPKGTSVLLNIFRVHRSEKYWSDPLKFDPDRFLPERFATQEPYSYLPFSGGRRNCIGWRYGMMLMKTVAATIVWKYVLTKDQVIPVKDLRLTFDILLGSVYPDTLRIRRRVK from the exons ATGGACCCTTTGACGGTAGCCACGCTTGCGGTGGCATGCTTCGTATTGTACCggataatcaattttacagtCAAGCTGTTTAAGGTTGCATTGCTCTTCGAATACCCGCTAAACGCTGAGGAAATGCCGAGTCTGCCTTTCATAGGCCATGCGTATCTCTTTATTGGCGGTAATGAAG CTATCTTAAACAGGATGTATCAACTAGGGAAAAACTATCCTACGTGGTGTCGAGTTTCATTTGGTAACAATCCAGTGTACTTCATGACTTCACCTGAACATCTGAAG GAGATACTCCTGAGTCAGAAGACCATTAAAAGAAGCTTCTTTTACGACTTTGCGCGACCATTGTTGGGGGACGGATTAATGACAGCTCCCG AGTCAATGTGGGAAGTGCACCGAAAACTGATTCAGCCGTCCTTTAATCCGGTGGTTCTCAAGTCTTTCTTGAAAACATTTGCCACTCTGTCAGTGACACTGGCCAAAAAGATGGAACAACACTTGGATGGACCGGAATTCGAAATATACAGATACGTTTCGCTGTGTACATTCGACGCAATCTGTG TGACGGCCATGGGCGTCAATCTGAATGCAATGGAGACCGCGAAATGTGAGTTCGACGAAgcagtaagtaa GGTGATGACTGGTTTTACCAAACGAGCCACCAGTCCTTGGCTGTACCCAGACTTTATTTTCTACCGTACGCAAGTTGGCAAGGACCAAAGAAAGTACATCAAGTTTATTCACGACTTCACTGATAAC GTGATCCGACAGCGGAAACCAATAATCGTCCGGCGTAGTGATCAACGGGTATCGGCCGATAATGAACAAGATTCTTTTG ACACGTCCGCGGCTAGACCTCAGATACTGATAGAAAATCTCCTGAGACTATCGACGGAGAAGAAAACGCTGACAGATGAACAGATCCGGTGTCATATTGATACGACGATCGTAGGT GGCACCGACACAGCGGCCATCACGATGAACTATTTTTTGTTGATGCTGGCATCCCATCAAGACATTCAG GAAAAAATATACCAGGAATTGTGCGACATTTTTGAAGAGAATGTCTTGGAGGATGACAATGAAGAGTTGCATATCACGATGGACGCCTTGGTGAAAATGACGTACACGGAGAGAGTGATCAAAGAAACTATGCGCCTGTTCCCGGGTGCGCCCATAATCGGCCGGGAGACAACGGATGATTTGAAGTTAG GCCAGTTAACTGTGCCGAAAGGGACTTCAGTCCTGCTGAATATTTTTCGCGTTCATAGAAGTGAGAAATACTGGTCCGACCCTCTAAAATTTGATCCAGACAGATTCTTACCCGAAAGATTCGCGACACAAGAACCATACTCGTATTTACCATTCAGTGGGGGACGAAGAAATTGTATCG GTTGGAGGTACGGTATGATGTTGATGAAGACAGTTGCCGCAACAATTGTCTGGAAGTACGTTCTGACCAAGGATCAAGTGATACCAGTCAAAGATTTACGGCTGACGTTCGATATTTTACTGGGATCTGTTTATCCCGACACCTTAAGGATTAGGAGACGCGTTAAATAG
- the LOC124218520 gene encoding cytochrome P450 4C1-like isoform X2 has protein sequence MDPLTVATLAVACFVLYRIINFTVKLFKVALLFEYPLNAEEMPSLPFIGHAYLFIGGNEAILNRMYQLGKNYPTWCRVSFGNNPVYFMTSPEHLKEILLSQKTIKRSFFYDFARPLLGDGLMTAPESMWEVHRKLIQPSFNPVVLKSFLKTFATLSVTLAKKMEQHLDGPEFEIYRYVSLCTFDAICVTAMGVNLNAMETAKCEFDEAVSKVMTGFTKRATSPWLYPDFIFYRTQVGKDQRKYIKFIHDFTDNVIRQRKPIIVRRSDQRVSADNEQDSFDTSAARPQILIENLLRLSTEKKTLTDEQIRCHIDTTIVGGTDTAAITMNYFLLMLASHQDIQEKIYQELCDIFEENVLEDDNEELHITMDALVKMTYTERVIKETMRLFPGAPIIGRETTDDLKLDRFLPERFATQEPYSYLPFSGGRRNCIGWRYGMMLMKTVAATIVWKYVLTKDQVIPVKDLRLTFDILLGSVYPDTLRIRRRVK, from the exons ATGGACCCTTTGACGGTAGCCACGCTTGCGGTGGCATGCTTCGTATTGTACCggataatcaattttacagtCAAGCTGTTTAAGGTTGCATTGCTCTTCGAATACCCGCTAAACGCTGAGGAAATGCCGAGTCTGCCTTTCATAGGCCATGCGTATCTCTTTATTGGCGGTAATGAAG CTATCTTAAACAGGATGTATCAACTAGGGAAAAACTATCCTACGTGGTGTCGAGTTTCATTTGGTAACAATCCAGTGTACTTCATGACTTCACCTGAACATCTGAAG GAGATACTCCTGAGTCAGAAGACCATTAAAAGAAGCTTCTTTTACGACTTTGCGCGACCATTGTTGGGGGACGGATTAATGACAGCTCCCG AGTCAATGTGGGAAGTGCACCGAAAACTGATTCAGCCGTCCTTTAATCCGGTGGTTCTCAAGTCTTTCTTGAAAACATTTGCCACTCTGTCAGTGACACTGGCCAAAAAGATGGAACAACACTTGGATGGACCGGAATTCGAAATATACAGATACGTTTCGCTGTGTACATTCGACGCAATCTGTG TGACGGCCATGGGCGTCAATCTGAATGCAATGGAGACCGCGAAATGTGAGTTCGACGAAgcagtaagtaa GGTGATGACTGGTTTTACCAAACGAGCCACCAGTCCTTGGCTGTACCCAGACTTTATTTTCTACCGTACGCAAGTTGGCAAGGACCAAAGAAAGTACATCAAGTTTATTCACGACTTCACTGATAAC GTGATCCGACAGCGGAAACCAATAATCGTCCGGCGTAGTGATCAACGGGTATCGGCCGATAATGAACAAGATTCTTTTG ACACGTCCGCGGCTAGACCTCAGATACTGATAGAAAATCTCCTGAGACTATCGACGGAGAAGAAAACGCTGACAGATGAACAGATCCGGTGTCATATTGATACGACGATCGTAGGT GGCACCGACACAGCGGCCATCACGATGAACTATTTTTTGTTGATGCTGGCATCCCATCAAGACATTCAG GAAAAAATATACCAGGAATTGTGCGACATTTTTGAAGAGAATGTCTTGGAGGATGACAATGAAGAGTTGCATATCACGATGGACGCCTTGGTGAAAATGACGTACACGGAGAGAGTGATCAAAGAAACTATGCGCCTGTTCCCGGGTGCGCCCATAATCGGCCGGGAGACAACGGATGATTTGAAGTTAG ACAGATTCTTACCCGAAAGATTCGCGACACAAGAACCATACTCGTATTTACCATTCAGTGGGGGACGAAGAAATTGTATCG GTTGGAGGTACGGTATGATGTTGATGAAGACAGTTGCCGCAACAATTGTCTGGAAGTACGTTCTGACCAAGGATCAAGTGATACCAGTCAAAGATTTACGGCTGACGTTCGATATTTTACTGGGATCTGTTTATCCCGACACCTTAAGGATTAGGAGACGCGTTAAATAG
- the LOC138190312 gene encoding cytochrome P450 4C1-like isoform X2 yields the protein MDPSTVATLAVACFVLYRIINFTVKLFKVALLFEYPLNAEELPSLPFIGHAYLFIGGNEAILNRINQLGKNYPTWCRVSFGNNPVYFMTSPKHLKEILLTPKTIEKNYFYEIARPWLGDGLVTAPASVWEVHRKLIQPSFNSVALKSFVETFATLSGTLAKKMEQHLDGSEFEVRKYVSLCALDAICATAMGINLKAMESGKCEFDEAVTKLINTIVKRAISPWLYPDFIFNRTQLGTDQRKHIKFIQEFGINVIRQKKATIVRRSDQGVSADNEQDSFGKSAAGPQILIENLLRLSIDNKTLTDEDIQNHVDTMIVAEKTYQELCDIFEENVLHDDSEELQFTMDHLARMTYMERVIKETMRLFPGAPLIGREATDDLELGQLTLRKRTSVLLNIFAVHRSEKYWPDPLKFDPDRFSSERFATQEPYSYLPFSGGRRNCIGSKYAMIFMKIITATILWKYVLTKDKVIPVKDLRLTFDLLLRSVDPDTFRIRRRVK from the exons ATGGACCCTTCGACGGTAGCCACGCTTGCGGTGGCATGCTTCGTATTGTACCggataatcaattttacagtCAAGCTGTTTAAAGTTGCATTGCTCTTCGAATACCCGCTAAACGCTGAGGAATTACCGAGTCTGCCTTTCATAGGCCATGCGTATCTCTTTATTGGCGGTAATGAAG CCATATTAAACAGGATAAATCAACTGGGGAAAAACTATCCTACGTGGTGTCGAGTTTCATTTGGTAACAATCCAGTGTACTTCATGACTTCACCTAAACATCTGAAG GAGATACTCCTCACTCCGAAGaccattgagaaaaattacttcTACGAAATCGCGCGACCCTGGTTGGGGGACGGATTAGTCACAGCTCCTG CGTCAGTATGGGAAGTGCACCGAAAACTAATTCAGCCGTCCTTCAACTCCGTGGCTCTCAAGTCTTTCGTCGAAACATTTGCCACTCTGTCAGGGACTCTGGCCAAAAAGATGGAGCAACACTTGGACGGATCGGAATTCGAAGTACGCAAATACGTTTCGCTGTGTGCATTGGACGCAATCTGTG CGACGGCTATGGGCATCAATCTGAAAGCAATGGAGTCCGGGAAATGTGAATTCGACGAAGCAGTAACTAA GTTGATAAATACTATCGTCAAACGAGCCATTAGCCCTTGGCTGTACCCAGACTTCATTTTCAATCGTACTCAACTTGGCACGGACCAAAGGAAACACATTAAGTTTATACAAGAGTTTGGTATCAAC GTCATCCGACAGAAGAAAGCAACAATCGTCCGTCGTAGTGATCAAGGAGTATCGGCCGATAATGAACAAGATTCTTTTG GTAAGTCCGCGGCTGGACCTCAGATACTGATAGAAAATCTCCTGAGACTATCGATCGACAACAAAACACTGACAGATGAAGACATCCAGAATCATGTTGATACGATGATCGTAGCT GAAAAAACATACCAAGAATTGTGTGacatttttgaagaaaatgtcTTACACGATGACAGTGAAGAGTTACAGTTTACGATGGATCACTTGGCGAGAATGACGTACATGGAAAGAGTGATCAAAGAAACTATGCGCCTGTTCCCGGGTGCGCCACTAATCGGCCGTGAAGCAACGGATGATTTGGAGTTAG GCCAATTGACTTTGCGAAAACGGACTTCGGTCTTGCTTAATATTTTCGCCGTTCATAGAAGTGAGAAATACTGGCCCGACCCTCTAAAATTTGATCCAGACAGATTTTCATCCGAAAGATTCGCGACACAAGAACCATACTCATACTTACCATTCAGTGGGGGACGAAGAAATTGTATCG GATCAAAGTACGCTATGATCTTCATGAAGATAATCACCGCAACGATTCTCTGGAAGTACGTTCTGACCAAGGATAAAGTGATACCAGTCAAAGATTTACGGCTGACGTTCGATCTTTTACTGAGATCTGTTGATCCTGACACATTCAGGATTAGGAGACGCGTTAAATAG
- the LOC138190312 gene encoding cytochrome P450 4C1-like isoform X1, whose translation MDPSTVATLAVACFVLYRIINFTVKLFKVALLFEYPLNAEELPSLPFIGHAYLFIGGNEAILNRINQLGKNYPTWCRVSFGNNPVYFMTSPKHLKEILLTPKTIEKNYFYEIARPWLGDGLVTAPASVWEVHRKLIQPSFNSVALKSFVETFATLSGTLAKKMEQHLDGSEFEVRKYVSLCALDAICATAMGINLKAMESGKCEFDEAVTKLINTIVKRAISPWLYPDFIFNRTQLGTDQRKHIKFIQEFGINVIRQKKATIVRRSDQGVSADNEQDSFGKSAAGPQILIENLLRLSIDNKTLTDEDIQNHVDTMIVAGADTVANTMNFVLLMLASHQDIQEKTYQELCDIFEENVLHDDSEELQFTMDHLARMTYMERVIKETMRLFPGAPLIGREATDDLELGQLTLRKRTSVLLNIFAVHRSEKYWPDPLKFDPDRFSSERFATQEPYSYLPFSGGRRNCIGSKYAMIFMKIITATILWKYVLTKDKVIPVKDLRLTFDLLLRSVDPDTFRIRRRVK comes from the exons ATGGACCCTTCGACGGTAGCCACGCTTGCGGTGGCATGCTTCGTATTGTACCggataatcaattttacagtCAAGCTGTTTAAAGTTGCATTGCTCTTCGAATACCCGCTAAACGCTGAGGAATTACCGAGTCTGCCTTTCATAGGCCATGCGTATCTCTTTATTGGCGGTAATGAAG CCATATTAAACAGGATAAATCAACTGGGGAAAAACTATCCTACGTGGTGTCGAGTTTCATTTGGTAACAATCCAGTGTACTTCATGACTTCACCTAAACATCTGAAG GAGATACTCCTCACTCCGAAGaccattgagaaaaattacttcTACGAAATCGCGCGACCCTGGTTGGGGGACGGATTAGTCACAGCTCCTG CGTCAGTATGGGAAGTGCACCGAAAACTAATTCAGCCGTCCTTCAACTCCGTGGCTCTCAAGTCTTTCGTCGAAACATTTGCCACTCTGTCAGGGACTCTGGCCAAAAAGATGGAGCAACACTTGGACGGATCGGAATTCGAAGTACGCAAATACGTTTCGCTGTGTGCATTGGACGCAATCTGTG CGACGGCTATGGGCATCAATCTGAAAGCAATGGAGTCCGGGAAATGTGAATTCGACGAAGCAGTAACTAA GTTGATAAATACTATCGTCAAACGAGCCATTAGCCCTTGGCTGTACCCAGACTTCATTTTCAATCGTACTCAACTTGGCACGGACCAAAGGAAACACATTAAGTTTATACAAGAGTTTGGTATCAAC GTCATCCGACAGAAGAAAGCAACAATCGTCCGTCGTAGTGATCAAGGAGTATCGGCCGATAATGAACAAGATTCTTTTG GTAAGTCCGCGGCTGGACCTCAGATACTGATAGAAAATCTCCTGAGACTATCGATCGACAACAAAACACTGACAGATGAAGACATCCAGAATCATGTTGATACGATGATCGTAGCT GGCGCCGATACAGTGGCCAACACGATGAACTTTGTTTTGTTGATGTTGGCATCCCACCAAGATATTCAG GAAAAAACATACCAAGAATTGTGTGacatttttgaagaaaatgtcTTACACGATGACAGTGAAGAGTTACAGTTTACGATGGATCACTTGGCGAGAATGACGTACATGGAAAGAGTGATCAAAGAAACTATGCGCCTGTTCCCGGGTGCGCCACTAATCGGCCGTGAAGCAACGGATGATTTGGAGTTAG GCCAATTGACTTTGCGAAAACGGACTTCGGTCTTGCTTAATATTTTCGCCGTTCATAGAAGTGAGAAATACTGGCCCGACCCTCTAAAATTTGATCCAGACAGATTTTCATCCGAAAGATTCGCGACACAAGAACCATACTCATACTTACCATTCAGTGGGGGACGAAGAAATTGTATCG GATCAAAGTACGCTATGATCTTCATGAAGATAATCACCGCAACGATTCTCTGGAAGTACGTTCTGACCAAGGATAAAGTGATACCAGTCAAAGATTTACGGCTGACGTTCGATCTTTTACTGAGATCTGTTGATCCTGACACATTCAGGATTAGGAGACGCGTTAAATAG
- the LOC124218520 gene encoding cytochrome P450 4C1-like isoform X3 → MDPLTVATLAVACFVLYRIINFTVKLFKVALLFEYPLNAEEMPSLPFIGHAYLFIGGNEAILNRMYQLGKNYPTWCRVSFGNNPVYFMTSPEHLKEILLSQKTIKRSFFYDFARPLLGDGLMTAPESMWEVHRKLIQPSFNPVVLKSFLKTFATLSVTLAKKMEQHLDGPEFEIYRYVSLCTFDAICVTAMGVNLNAMETAKCEFDEAVSKVMTGFTKRATSPWLYPDFIFYRTQVGKDQRKYIKFIHDFTDNVIRQRKPIIVRRSDQRVSADNEQDSFDTSAARPQILIENLLRLSTEKKTLTDEQIRCHIDTTIVGGTDTAAITMNYFLLMLASHQDIQEKIYQELCDIFEENVLEDDNEELHITMDALVKMTYTERVIKETMRLFPGAPIIGRETTDDLKLDSYPKDSRHKNHTRIYHSVGDEEIVSVGGTV, encoded by the exons ATGGACCCTTTGACGGTAGCCACGCTTGCGGTGGCATGCTTCGTATTGTACCggataatcaattttacagtCAAGCTGTTTAAGGTTGCATTGCTCTTCGAATACCCGCTAAACGCTGAGGAAATGCCGAGTCTGCCTTTCATAGGCCATGCGTATCTCTTTATTGGCGGTAATGAAG CTATCTTAAACAGGATGTATCAACTAGGGAAAAACTATCCTACGTGGTGTCGAGTTTCATTTGGTAACAATCCAGTGTACTTCATGACTTCACCTGAACATCTGAAG GAGATACTCCTGAGTCAGAAGACCATTAAAAGAAGCTTCTTTTACGACTTTGCGCGACCATTGTTGGGGGACGGATTAATGACAGCTCCCG AGTCAATGTGGGAAGTGCACCGAAAACTGATTCAGCCGTCCTTTAATCCGGTGGTTCTCAAGTCTTTCTTGAAAACATTTGCCACTCTGTCAGTGACACTGGCCAAAAAGATGGAACAACACTTGGATGGACCGGAATTCGAAATATACAGATACGTTTCGCTGTGTACATTCGACGCAATCTGTG TGACGGCCATGGGCGTCAATCTGAATGCAATGGAGACCGCGAAATGTGAGTTCGACGAAgcagtaagtaa GGTGATGACTGGTTTTACCAAACGAGCCACCAGTCCTTGGCTGTACCCAGACTTTATTTTCTACCGTACGCAAGTTGGCAAGGACCAAAGAAAGTACATCAAGTTTATTCACGACTTCACTGATAAC GTGATCCGACAGCGGAAACCAATAATCGTCCGGCGTAGTGATCAACGGGTATCGGCCGATAATGAACAAGATTCTTTTG ACACGTCCGCGGCTAGACCTCAGATACTGATAGAAAATCTCCTGAGACTATCGACGGAGAAGAAAACGCTGACAGATGAACAGATCCGGTGTCATATTGATACGACGATCGTAGGT GGCACCGACACAGCGGCCATCACGATGAACTATTTTTTGTTGATGCTGGCATCCCATCAAGACATTCAG GAAAAAATATACCAGGAATTGTGCGACATTTTTGAAGAGAATGTCTTGGAGGATGACAATGAAGAGTTGCATATCACGATGGACGCCTTGGTGAAAATGACGTACACGGAGAGAGTGATCAAAGAAACTATGCGCCTGTTCCCGGGTGCGCCCATAATCGGCCGGGAGACAACGGATGATTTGAAGTTAG ATTCTTACCCGAAAGATTCGCGACACAAGAACCATACTCGTATTTACCATTCAGTGGGGGACGAAGAAATTGTATCG GTTGGAGGTACGGTATGA